One Pseudomonas muyukensis DNA segment encodes these proteins:
- the aguB gene encoding N-carbamoylputrescine amidase: MSTLRIATTQMACSWDLAANLDRAEQLVRQAAAQGAQVILLQELFATPYFCIEQCHSHQALAQDYHDSPLLKRFAALAKELGVVLPLSWYERAGNAFFNSLTVADADGRLLGVYRKTHIPNAIGYQEKEYFSPGDTGFKVWDTAFGRLGIGICWDQWFPETARCLALLGAEVLLFPTAIGSEPGAAELDSRDHWQMAMRGHAAANLLPVVAANRVGHEVARSDDSLSMRFYGSSFICDHKGAMLQEADRDSSDVWLHDLDLARMREDRLSWGIYRDRRPDLYAPLLTLDGRTRQPTEA; encoded by the coding sequence ATGAGCACCTTGCGCATCGCCACCACGCAGATGGCCTGCAGCTGGGACCTGGCCGCCAACCTCGACCGCGCCGAGCAGTTGGTGCGCCAGGCCGCCGCCCAGGGCGCCCAGGTGATCCTGCTGCAGGAGCTGTTCGCCACCCCGTACTTCTGCATCGAGCAGTGCCACAGCCACCAGGCCCTGGCCCAGGACTACCACGACAGCCCGCTGCTCAAGCGCTTCGCCGCGCTGGCCAAGGAACTCGGCGTTGTGCTGCCGCTGAGCTGGTATGAACGGGCCGGCAACGCCTTCTTCAACTCGCTGACCGTGGCCGACGCCGACGGGCGCCTGCTGGGTGTGTATCGCAAGACCCACATCCCCAACGCCATCGGCTACCAGGAAAAGGAATACTTCAGCCCCGGCGACACCGGTTTCAAGGTCTGGGACACCGCCTTCGGTCGCCTGGGCATCGGCATCTGCTGGGACCAGTGGTTCCCCGAGACCGCCCGCTGCCTGGCCCTGCTGGGCGCCGAAGTGCTGCTGTTCCCCACTGCCATCGGCTCGGAACCTGGCGCCGCCGAACTGGATTCACGCGACCATTGGCAGATGGCGATGCGCGGCCACGCCGCCGCCAACCTGCTGCCAGTGGTGGCCGCCAACCGCGTCGGCCATGAAGTGGCGCGCAGCGACGACAGCCTGTCGATGCGTTTCTACGGCTCGTCGTTCATCTGCGACCACAAGGGCGCGATGCTGCAAGAGGCCGACCGCGACAGCAGCGACGTCTGGCTGCACGACCTGGACCTGGCGCGCATGCGCGAGGATCGCCTGAGCTGGGGTATCTATCGCGACCGCCGCCCCGACCTGTATGCGCCGTTGCTGACCCTTGACGGCCGTACCCGCCAGCCCACGGAGGCCTGA